From Osmerus eperlanus chromosome 16, fOsmEpe2.1, whole genome shotgun sequence:
CCTTAGAAACATACATTGAGAAATCGCAGGAAGTGTTTAAAGTTTCCTAACAAAAAGGGGAAAAGTCTCTAAGGCTTTGACCAGTAGGTCAAAATGTAACCTTGAATGGTTTTTTAATACCGAGCCTTAGAAAGAACCACAAACAGATACAGTTCTATTTCAGGTCACAGGCATTTCGCCTATTAGGTATTCCCACATCCTGAAGGACTAGTTAGGGGTTATGACCATATCTCCATCCCACCTAGTCCTATCACATCTGGGACCCGTATAGGAGGTACCTGCACTGTAAGGAACTggaaaacaaaaagggaagtcaggcCATTCTGTGATCTTTTCCGTGAGGGGGGTGGACTGTGAGAAGGGACAGGGGGGGACACACAGAGTCTCGGTCTACAGACAGAGGTGGAGAGTCCATTCCCAGTCCTAATGAAGCCCATCTCCCTGGGGGGGTGAGGCCAGGAGAAGGACCACCACACCACGCGGAGACAGGAGTAGAGTGCTGGAGGGACTGTCAGTGAGGTCTGAAACATCCTGAAAGCCACTCAGTATGGCCGTGACTACATACACACTCGACCATACACAACCGGCGcagaaactcacacacacgcgagcgTAAACATTCATTTCCCATTCCAATTAGTCTCCATGTGTACTCATCAACACATCACCTGGTGAGTGTATATATCAGGAGTTCTGTCATTTGAAAGattcacaccagacacacacagacaagcagtaGTCCATTGGGGATACGgacaacactctcacacaaacacacacgcacacaagcacacacacattctccttttGCCTCAGGTGTGCTGTGCTGCCAGGTCTTGGTTGATGAAGCGTCGTAGCCTCTCCAGGTATTGGCTATAGAGCTCGATATCGTTGtggccagccccctccacccacagggGCTCCACAGCCTTGGGGCAGCGCTCGAACAGAGCCAGGCCGTGAGAGAAATCGATGACCTCGTCCTCCGTACCGTGGATGATGAGCACTGGGGAGGGGATCTTAGACACCTTCTCTATGCTGGAACACACAAGTTAAATAGGTATTACCAAATGTACATACAAGTTTGACATGTTTTCTGTGTTTCATACACAGAGGCAGATACGAATATGTTGTATGTTGTCTGTGTTGACGTGTAGGGGACTGACTTGGGAAAGGCATCAAAGCAGTAGGTCTTCTTGGTGTCAGGGAAGGCCACCCTCATGccagaggtgagaggggagtggaggaccACGGCAGCACACTCAAACCTGGACGCTAGGTCCACCGTGGGCACCGTGCCAATACTCTGCCCATACAGGATTATGTTCTCAGGGCTGATGCCATAcctgtaacacacacgcacgcacgctgaAGGGTCAGCTATATAAATGGGGAACTGCAGCACTTGTGAAAAatctatagtgtgtgtgtgtgtgtgtgtgtgtgtgtgctgtaggctACCGTGAGCGCAGGGCATGCCAGGCAGCATCTATGTCAGCGTAGAGGTTCTTCTCTGAGGGCTTGCCGGTGCTGACGCCATAGCCAGAGTAGTCGTAGGAGAAGATGTTACAgttgatcctggtccccaggccGATGTAGAAGCTGCTCATCTGGCCCAGGTCTACAGCATTACCATGGGAGAACAGCACTGTGAAcctggcagggggaggaggtcaaCCAAAGGTATGAGGGAGGGGTTCGGTTTGGTGATGCATTGGTACTTGGTAGGCTATTTCTAACATTAAAAAATCCCATGTAaggggaaaggtgtgtgtgtgcgtgggggggaggggggtctatCTCACCTGGCGTTGGGGGCACAGCGAATGTACATGCAGCCCACCCTGTTCCCCCGGCTGGACCTGGTCAGGAACACGTCCGTCACATCCAGCTCTCTCTGGGAGTACTGGAACTCGGCCCTCTCCGTCAAGTGCAGCTTCCACCTGCCCTCTGAGGCTCCACTCCCACCGctacctgctactcctcctcccccgccaccCTTGTCCCCTACACTGCCCCCACCCAACCGGGAACGTAGTCCTGGGGCTCCCAGGGATGGCTGAGCCCCCCCACCGCCTGTCGCCCCGGTGCCGGTACCGGTGCCAGCCCCAGCTACGGCACTCGTGTCTGGGTCTGGGAGCAGGGCATAGGTGGgctctggagggaggaaggccaGCTTGGCTGCGATGCGGCtagggcagggagggcagcagaaCAGGCCACATAACTCTCGGATTGATAAACCGTTCATCTTCTAgtaatggagggatggaatggggaaaaaagagaagggAAAATGAGGGGATGTCTTTTGTTGATTGACAAATTATTGTTCTCATCTGTCGGTTAAAGCAACTAGAAAGGGATCAATTTACCTAGATTCGCGTAGCCCAGGGGCTGTGAATAGAGGATGGCACACAGAGGTGCCAACAACACCTGCTCTGTTCACTCAGCTGGCTGGagaagaaggacagagagaccatCACACATAACACAGCATGCAAGGCCCGCTTTACTAGCAAGTAACCGATCCAGATGTCATCATCAAGTAGCTGGCTACAAGACCTATACACATGTAATATTATAGCTATACCACCCGCACACGATGTACCTCGCCATAACACCAGTGCACCATcatcattaaaataaaaactAATCACGACCACATAGGAGTGATGTTAGAGATGATATAAAAATGTTAAAGGCTGCTCACTGTTTTCCTAGTTTGAGTAGCGTAAATTGACGGGTATTATTAAAGATGTAATCTGGCTAGCTATCTAGTATTGTAGCTAGCCTAAGCATCTCAGCACCGCATTACGTTACGCGGTGAGTCAGATTCACTGATGATGCTCTAAATGCTAGCGCTAGGCTAGAGTCTAGCTAGAGTCTACAGTAGCTAACCATTATTTTCAAATCAACCGAGTAAATCCAAACATATTTCTAGACGGCTAGTAAGTTACACTAACAAAAATACATCTTAGAAGCATCTATAGCACATCTTGGGAAATACAATATTTGTCCATACTGAAACGCTAACGTTGGCCATTGCGGCTGTGTTGTTCGTGGTCATAGCAAGCTAGCTtaaaggttagctagctagatagctttGTGGCTTCAGAGCTAGTCATATATCTGGATACGCTAAGTGTCAAAACATCAATGAGCCGACCACTCACCAATTTACAACGGAATTGCTGACCAGGGACTATATTCCTATCTATACAAAGAAGCAGCACTAAACTTCGAAAATCCTTCTTGAACCTTGACATCGGTATTCTAACTAGCTTATCTAAATTGACAATTGTCTGTCATCTgaggttagctagttagctcgcTAGATTTCATGACAGCCAATTTTTTTCCTCCGAACTCTCATCTGTCCTAGTGGATCCGGAAGTGACGCAGTGAAAGGCGTCGCCCACTACAAAGTCTTTAATTTGAAGTAGGCCTATTTGTATTCCTATTATATGCTGAGTAGTCTGTTATACAATTACAATTCTACAAAATGCGCTTCCTGGGAACTGCGCTTTGTGCTATATTCACTCTTTTAATGTATAATATTAAATATATTTGGATACAATGCATTTTTTGACAAAaggtcttctctttctttcatctACCAGTCACAAAGAACAAGGAGTAAACGAGGGGACACAGAAGGCATCTTCTTTGGAgaattgaaagtgtgtgtgtgtgtgtgtgtgtgtgtgcgtgtgtgtgtgtgtgtgtgtgtgtgtgtgtgtgtgtgtgtgtgtgtgtgtgtgtgtgtgtgtgtgtgtgtgtgagtatgcgtgtgtatgggtgtgtgtgtgtttgcgtgtgtgcgtgtgtgtgcgtgcgtgcgctcgTGCCGATTGAGTGTTGTTTGGATTTGCGATGCAATTCATAGTAACAAACGGCCTACAACGCATTTACGCTAAAACAACTGTGGTTTTATCCAACTTTTATTTTGCTTGTGTagttgtctctgtgtgacagacaaaaaaagatagagaaagggggggggggggtgcggaggAGCCTGAGGACCAATACAGGCAACAGAGCTCAAACTGCGGGGTGCTCTGTCTCAGGTCTTGCAACCCGCCCCTGATCAGACCCTCCGTGCGCCAGCCCTTACCGACTATTACGAGATTCACTGCGTCAGTCAGAGACGTTTATTTGGAGCAGATGTAAATTGAGAATTATGATATTGTTCAAAGAAAAGCTTTGCGTATTGAAGACAATTGATCGAATGTATGCATTTATTATTGTAGGTTTCCATTTTAGGGGAATGTACGGCGGATGTTTGATGTCTGGGTCCATAGCGTAGCTCAGCCCTGGATCAGACTAAATGAACAGCATAATATAAAAAGAAGAGGAACAGTCTTTCATTCAACGAGTGTGTTTGATTGGGCGGTTCGCACGCGCTCACAAGGAAAGATAACGGTGATGTTGCGGCCACGCGCAGAAGTCGTACAGGGAAGAGGCAGGTGAGGTGCGGCCGAAAGGAACTAGTCACTAAAACTAAACCCTACCAAGGCATTGTGGTTACGGAGACCTGTGGATAAAGAGGACATCGGCACATACCCCTTGCTTTTGCTGTACCGCGAGAAGAACAAACGACTTGAAGCGAGGAGGGAATTTGGCACCTGGCAAAGAACCACTATACCTGTCCATCTGGCACGGTGAGCGCTAAATTGTGACATAGACGGACATTAGATAAGGGAGACCGTTGTGGTGGGGGTTGAACAGGTATAATGAAATATAAGATTCTCATATAAGATTTTCCCCGCGACCGCACCTTAAATGGCTTATACTCCTAAAGGTTACATGTACATGGAATGCATGTTCCTGTGTCTGAATAAATATGTGTATCTATCTGATATATGTTTATTGGTTCGACAGTAGTACGTTCTCAATTCTCTAGTTACCACTGTTTAACATCCCAAGACATTGTAAATAATTTGCCTTTGTGTCATTGAAATCTTTCGCTTAGGCAGAATGGATGATTTCATTAGCTGCATTGGTTCTTTATGTTGCAAAGCACATTTTGTGTTGCTTGGAGCATGCACTAAAAATTTCTAATGACAGTTCACTTTCAGAGCATTCATGCTACAATAAAGTATAGGTTATTTACTCAATCATTCAGAAATCAtgaatataaaaataagaatcaTGCAATTTCTCTTTTCTTTAAAGAGTGTAATTGAAAAATTATGTTTTATCAATGATTGATTATGGGCTTGATTAAGGCTTTCAATTATCCAGACTAAAGGTCAGACATATGTTGATGTGCCTGCTTTCGATCCCATTGACTAGATCCTTACTTTCTCTGTGGCAGAATTACAGAAGCCGCaggatgtgttgtgtgtttgagcCCAATAGGGTGAACAGGCTGTGTTGAAACATGggtcatacaaaaaaaaaaatccttcctATTTTGTTAGGTACGAGAACCCTCTTTTAAGATGATTTATCTTATTATTTAAGGTCTTTGTATATTTGAAGAGCTGTATATGTGGAGTTTTGTTCCACAAAATGCCATATAGGTAGTCTCAGTAGTCTGTGTTGTCTTGGTGCTGGAGGTTGTTCCACTTCCATTGGCATCTTCATTGAGTTTTTGGTTCTAGTTTTGTATGGCTTAAATGTGTACCACAAATTAAATGAACAGCAAAACAAAATCCCAATCTTTTTATCCAGTCCTTCATCTCTTCCACAATTCTTGTGGGTTTCAGAAGCCCCAGGGTGAAATCCGTATCATCCAAACAGACTTCTGGATGGGTAAAATTGGTCAGGAAGCTGTGTTTCAGATAAAAGGAATCAACAAGCCAGCACCCACGGCACACTgacaaaacacagaggaaacagTCAAACTCCTCGTCTCTGTATTTCCAGCACAGTTGCAAGCTGTCCACTGAAGGCCCTCTAAGCTGCCTTCCACCATACTCAAGTAAACTGCTCACTTACCCACCGTCCGACTGGGGCCACTAGTGATTTACTGGttatgtattatttattgtttacaaGTCCCCCATTTACACTCAAGGCTAGAGAGTTTTACAGGCTATCATTGCAGTTGTTTATGTTTtgatgagacagagaaagggggtggggaagaaaggcagaaaatcagagcagagagaagattGCAGTGAAAGATTAAGGAACTAGCATGAGGCTCTGGGAGACAGTGATtagcagagagacagcgagaggcagagagacagtgattagcagagagacagtgagaggcagagagagagcgagaggcagagagacagcgagaggcagagagacagcgagaggctCTGGGAGACAGTGATtagcagagagacagcgagaggcagagagacagtgattagcagagagacagtgagagacagtgagaggcagagagagagcgagaggcagagagacagcgagaggcagagagacagcgagaggctCTGGGAGACAGTGATtagcagagagacagcgagaggcagagagacagcgagaggcagagaggcagtgggaggcagagagacagcgggaggcagagagacagcgagaggcagagaggcagcgagaggcagagaggcagcgagaggcagagagacagcgggaggcagagagacagcgagaggctgagagacagcgagaggcagagagacagcgagaggcagagagcgatAAAAAgagctggacagacagagagaggaggagtgagagaggagggatgaagacaGTCTGAGGGTGTGTGAATGGTCTCCCTGTTATCCCtgctggacacacagacagccatacAGCAGCCCTGCTAGCAGGTGCTGACCCCAACACACAGCAACCACAGGGAACAACAGGTGCAGCCACTGTTTTCTTCTGAATCTTTTTTGACTGCACACCAACCCTTCAAAACTACCACCacaacaccaacaaacacatcaATGCAAAAGGGCTTCTAACAACTAAATATTGACACAAACCAATTGAAATGCCAACTAACCTCAATTATCCAACCATAATAAAATAACAGCACCACCATGGAACCACAGAAATTCAATTTAAAAATCAAGTGAGAAACCAAGTTGAAAACCCAATGGAATGGATAAACTAGTCAAGGTTTCAGGTAAAAGCAATCTAATTGAGCCTGGAGGGAGTCTAGTTCCATAGGGAACTATAATGAGCAGTATTGATCTGACAGGACCCTACTCAATCACACATGCTAAGCTGATAACAGCACTTCCAGGCAAACATATGCAGGATTGTAGGAAAAAATACCAAAAAAGAGCTAATGAAATCGAGCCTGCTGTGGGCTTTTCTCAGGAGGATAGGGCGTTGTTTTTAACAGGTTACAGTTCCTGTGTCAAGTTCAGCACCTTTGCAATATGCGTTAAAACAGTGCTAATTGAAAGTTACAGAAAGAGATAACCAACTAAGAGGAAGTGTCAATAAAAAATTTGTTAACAGCCAGGTTTCCAATCCACTTACACCATAGCTGTTCCTTATTCTCTGAAGCAGTAAATGAATCTGCACTGTGGTCCTGACAAATAAAGCCTCTTATTTAAAAACTCCCATTTCCCTCAGAGTGTGAAAATCCTTTGCCGTTCTAACTTCACAGTGGGCCAGTGTTTGTGAACCGACAGGATTCCCAATGCACTAGCTCATCAAAAAAGACTGAAAAGAGCCTGTATAGCTCAGATGGATTATAGGGCTCTGACTGCGCAGGCATCTGCTTTATGACCTATACTAGCATGGGTCCTAGGAGCAGGGACCTCAGGAAGCCATTCTTCTAGATTAAGAGGGCAGAGGTGCTGGACTCAGCCATGTGGCCCTACTGTCAGTATACAGCAAACAAAGAGAGGTCTCTTGTAGAAAACCATTTGGTTAGCTCCATATCAGCCACTGAACCTTTTGGGCGCATGTATGTGACAGACCACCTTTCCCTCTCTGATATACATAAAAAACAGACATGTTTATTGGTGCTACAGGTATCTGTTGGGACAGGTTTCCTTGTGGCCCACACATATTGAACAtgtgtgagagctgtgtgttGCGTCAGATGAAAAGCTCCACGGACTGCTATTTTCTAACGTGTTGATATTTATGGTCCGTTTTATGGCCTGCTTTCCTCCTGGTGGGGCCCTCCAAGAGCTAGATGCGATCCAGGGAACCCTGTGCTCAGCGTGTGGTCTCTTCAGTGTGCATAGTGACGCTCACACACATTTACTTTACAAGCACGTGGCTTCACTAGACCCTTGCAGCCCAAGACACACTAAGCTAagtctgccacacacactccatgcaCCCGTACACAGAGTGCAGGCTCCAGAACAAAACAATTATATAAATAGACAACTAGAATCCAGATGTCTGAGGTACATGCTGCAGTGCACAGGTTGTCTTATTTTCAGAAGCCTGCTGCTTTATCACAAGACATTAACTGGCTCATTTTATGTGACATTAGACCGTTCCCTCAGCACTGACCTTCAGGTTGGCTCAAAGTGCAGCATCTGTATTCTCTCTAGAACCGTAGTTATTCTCTCCTGTTTCCCACCTCCCGAGTCCTCATTTGCATGATAAAGTATCAGTccacctcacacagacacacacagagacactcatgcgcacacacacacatatatacatgcaCAGGCAACCTTTTCAGAAATGCAAGTGGAGCTGGCACTTGacttttctgttctattgtagcCATGCATGGTGTTTGGGAGTTTTCTTGGAAGTGTAGCCTTTTCATACTTTTCTGCTGCGTCCATCCAATGGTGTGTTCTCTGATTAGGTAGGCAACAGAGTGTTTATGCCAGGCATGTGGCGAGGCAGcgaagccagacagacagggctggaAGACGTTTTTATTGGGAGATAAAAGCACAGCCAACTTCTTTGTCTCTGCCACTCTAGATGGTTTTTAGTCTGATTATGTTTTGTTGTGGAtaatctgtctcctcctccttattCTCCTCCcaacccttccatccctccctccatcccttcctccacctccacacagactCTGAGGCCTCTCTTTTAATTATGGCTTTTCATCAGAGGCCCAGTcgccacagaggagagggaaggagaacagCAACACAATTAtacctgagagaggagagagctctCAGGGGAGAGCTatcattgtgtgcgtgtgtgtgtgtgtttgtgtgtgtgcgcgcatttgATCAACGTCTATACACCGGTGCTTGTCGTAGGTGTGCACTTGAATGCGTGCGTTCTAAGGTGAGAGTAAATGTACGTGTGCATCTATTGTATatgtgcaggcatgtgtgtgtgtgccgtgtatGCCTCAGCCCCTACCATTGTAATGCGTCACCCATATACAAGCACACCCCATTCATTATCTAAGGAGACTGACTGTGGAGAGATGCGATCGCCTGAGTTGGCGGATGTCAGAGAAGCTATATTTACCTTCATTACAGGTGACTGCAGCACCGAAAACAACAGTGGCTCCGATTTCATCAACCTGTCTCACTGGTTCTCACTAACACAGGCCAAGACGGAACATTGTGCAGTTGTACGGTTGTCAGCTACAGCAGCTGTGATAGTGAACAAAGACACAAGTGTACCCCCATCTCCACAGCCGTTTAGCAGTCTATCTTTCAGACTCACGGACGTGTGCTGGAGTGTGCCCTACCACAGTAGCCTATGTGCTTatcgtgtgtgcgcgtgtgtgtgctgcatacTCAAGTCCTTGTCTCGAGCTCAGGGCTGTGAACTGAATGTATATGTGCTTGCTGCAGTGGAGCTCTGTGTAGTAACGTTTGCCCTTGCTGCAGCTCGGCGCTGCGCAggagatgtgtgcgtgtgtgtgtatgtgtgtgtgtatgtgtgttgtctgtATTTTCCTGAGTTTAGTGCAGCACCATAAATACTCTGCTTCCACTGCAGCCTTAGCTGTTGAAAGGCTGTTTCTTTATAACCCACGGGTCAAGAGACTTCAAGCTGTAACCATGCAAGTGTTCCTTTTTGAGTCTATTCCGTCAAATATTACTGTATACGTCTGGTAGAGCGAGGGAAAAACTGAGAGAAGaggtggagaaagggagagacaaagagagaaggggtgatGCATATGCAAATGAGGCCATTAGGATCTGAGGTGTGATGCTAATGAGCATAGAGATCTCACCCTCTTGGCCTTTCTAACAGCTTCCCATCACCTCCAGCCAAACCAGGATCAGCTGTCTAACCTTTCCCTCCAATCTTCGCTTCCACTTAACAGCAGACCCTGAAGCAGCCTTATATAAACCCTGGTGTTTTC
This genomic window contains:
- the abhd17aa gene encoding abhydrolase domain containing 17A, depalmitoylase a, whose amino-acid sequence is MNGLSIRELCGLFCCPPCPSRIAAKLAFLPPEPTYALLPDPDTSAVAGAGTGTGTGATGGGGAQPSLGAPGLRSRLGGGSVGDKGGGGGGVAGSGGSGASEGRWKLHLTERAEFQYSQRELDVTDVFLTRSSRGNRVGCMYIRCAPNARFTVLFSHGNAVDLGQMSSFYIGLGTRINCNIFSYDYSGYGVSTGKPSEKNLYADIDAAWHALRSRYGISPENIILYGQSIGTVPTVDLASRFECAAVVLHSPLTSGMRVAFPDTKKTYCFDAFPNIEKVSKIPSPVLIIHGTEDEVIDFSHGLALFERCPKAVEPLWVEGAGHNDIELYSQYLERLRRFINQDLAAQHT